The genomic window AAACTCCCAATTTAGATACAACAGCCATAAAACAAACAGGTTGGAAAGTAAAGCTCAATAAGACCAATTTGGAAAATATTGCTTTCAAATTTGATGATATGCAGTCTAAACCTAAAACAAAAGGAATTGATTATGTGCATTTGGATCTGAATAAATTCAATTTTGAAGCCGAGAAATTATATTATGGAAATGATACGATTTCAGGAAAAATAAAAACACTTACCGTAAACGAAAAAAGCGGCTTAGAGATTCAGTCTTTCAAAACTGATTTCTTTTATGGACCTAAAAATGCTTCGCTGGAAAATTTATATCTAAAAACACCGCAGACTCTTGTTCAGGATAAAATTAAAGCACAATATAAATCGCTTGAATCACTTCAGAAAGATTTGGGAAATCTTGCACTTGATGCCAATTTAAAACAATCTAAAATTGGTTTCAAAGATATTTTATTGTTTGTTCCAGATCTACAGAATACAAATCCGTTTAAAAGTAATCCGAATGCCATTTTGTATGTAGACAGCCGTGTAAGCGGAAAAGTCAAAGATTTGAATATTTCGAAGTTTGAAATGAGTGGAATTGGTTCTACAAAAGTTTCTCTTTCGGGGAAAATTGCCGGATTGCCAGATGCGCAAAAAGCCTATTATGATCTAGATATTAAAAAAGCTTCCACGACTTCAAAAGACATCAACATGTTTGTGCCAGCAGGAACAATTCCGAAGAATATTCAGCTGCCATCTCAGTTAAGTTTGCAAGGAAAATTTAAAGGCTCTGCTCAGAATTTTAAAACCAATATGACTTTAGCCAGCAGTTTTGGAAATGCAAAAGTTGATGCCTTATTTGATCAGCGCATTAAAAAAAGAGAAAAATACGATGCGCAGGTTTATCTGTTGGATTTTGATTTGGGACGTTTAATTAAAAACGATTCCATCGGAAAAATTACGCTTAAAGCGAAAGTTAAAGGAACTGGTTTAGATCCAAAAACCGCAAATGCAGCGATTGATGGTTTGGTACAGAAAGCGGTTTTTAATCGATATACGTATAAAGATTTGGCTTTAAAAGGAAATATCGAAAATGGTTCTTTTGCCGTGAAATCTGGAATGCAGGATCCAAATTTAAATTTCGATTTAATAGCTTCTGGAGATGCAAAAGATAAATATCCGACCGTAAAACTAAAGTTGAATCTGGATATTGCCGATTTAGAAAAACTAAATCTTCATGCTGGCCCAATGAAACTTCGCGGAAATGTCGATGCGGATATCACAAACAGTAATCCTGATTTTTTAAATGGAAAAGTCTTTCTTTCGAACATTCAAATTTTGCAAGATGCAGAACCGATTGTTTTAGATTCAATTCATGTTTTGGCTTTTGCCGATAAAGACAGTAATTCGATTAAAATTTCGTCTCAGTTTTTAAAAGCCGAAGTGACCGGAAAATACAAATTGACGACCTTGGAAAACTCACTTCAAAAATCATTATCCAAATATATTGATCTTAAAAATCCAAAAGTCAATGCAGAATCAGACGAGCAAAGATTGGCTTTTATGCTGAAAGTCGATAATGATCCTGTGCTTTTTAAATTGCTGCCAAAATTAACTGGATTAGAACCTTTTACCATAAAAGGGAATTATAATAATCAGACTGATTCCTTGACGGTAAAAGGAACGATTCCGAGAATTGTTTATGGTGGAAATACCATTTCTGACGGAAAAATCAATATTGAAGCCAAAGAAAATGCGCTGGAATATTTGGTTTCTGTGGCAACAATTGAAAGCGGTTCTTTAAAAATTCCGTTTACAAGTTTATCTGGCAATGTGCAGAACAATATTCTGACTTATGCGCTTGAAGTTCAAGATGCAAAACAGAAACAGCAATATTTTATTGCAGGCGAATTTAAAGCTGAAGATTCTAAGAATGTTTTAAAACTGAATCCAGATAGCTTTATTTTAAATTATGATCAATGGAATGTCGATCCTGAAAATGCAATTGAGCTTGGAGAAAAACGACTTTACGTTAATAAATTCAATTTAAGTAATAACGGAAACGAATTAAAAATTCAGTCACAAGGAACGCAAGATAATGCGCCTTTGCAAGTAGATTTTGTCAACTTCAAAATCGAAACCATTATGAACATGGTTAAAAAAGACGAATTATTGATGCAAGGTTTGATAAACGGAAATGCGTTGGTTGAAAACGTGATGACAAATCCGACTTTTACATCCGACTTAAAAATTGATGATTTTACTTTTAAAGGCTCAAAAGTTGGCGATTTAGAAATAAAAGTAGATAACAAAACAGCCAATACGCTTGCTGCAAATGTTGCCTTGAGCGATGAAGGAAATGACTTAAAGTTAACAGGAGATTATTTGATGGATACTGGAAACTTTGATTTTGATGTGGTGATTAATAAACTTTATATCAAAAGCATTCAAGGTTTCAGTATGGGAAATATTAGTGAAGGACAAGGCTTTCTTTCAGGAAATTTTAAGCTGACAGGAAATGCTTCGGCTCCAAAAGTTAATGGAGAATTGATTTTTAATGATGCTGGTTTTAGAGTGACACAATTGAATTCGTATTTTAAAACGAAAAACGAAAAAATCACTTTTAATGATGGAACCATTTCGTTTGATAAATTTTCTCTTTTTGACGAAAATGACAACGAACTGTTTGTAAATGGAACCATTCAATCTCCAGATTTTGTAAAATATAATTTCAATTTGTTGGTTGAAGCTGATGATTTTAGAGCTATTCATTCAAAAGCCAAAGACAACGATTTATTCTACGGGGATTTATTCTTAGATACAAAACTCAATATAAAAGGAAATTTGGATAGTCCAGTTGTTGATGGAACTATTAAAATTAATAAAGAAACCGATTTTACTGTTGTAATGCCACAGTCAGATCCTTCAATTGCAGATCGCGAAGGAATTGTAGAATTTGTTGACGAAGATAATCTGTACTTGAAGCAAACGGTTGATATGCAGAACAAACTGAATCAATCAGAATTGAAAGGAATGGATGTTAATGTGGCCATTTCGATCAATAAAGAAGCAGAATTGACTTTGCTGATTGACAAATCTAATGGCGATTATTTGAATTTGAAGGGAGAAGCAGAATTGGTCGGCGGAATCGATCAATCGGGAAAAACAACTTTGACGGGGAAATATGAGTTTTCGGATGGCGCTTATGAAATGAACTTTAACGGAATCAAAAGAAAATTTGATATTCAGAAAGGAAGTTTCATCACTTGGAACGGCGAACCAACAATGGCAACTTTAAATATTACAGCTATTTACAAAGTAAATACTGCTCCAATTGATTTGTTAGGAAGTCAGTTACAGAATAAAACACCGGCAGAACAGAATACCTACAAACAAAAACTTCCGTTTCAGACTTTACTGAAAATGAATGGAGAGCTGATGAAACCAGAAATTTCATTTGGAATTGTACTTCCTGAAGGAAATTATAATGTTGCTTCAGATGTGGTAGATATGACACGGGCAAAACTGAAACAATTAGAGCAAGATCCAGCAGAATTAAACAAACAAGTTTTTGCCCTTTTATTATTGAACCGATTTGTGGGCGAAAATCCGTTTGCGAGTGAAAGTGGCGGTATAAATGCAGAATCTTTTGCGAGACAAAGTGTGAGTAAAATACTTTCGCAACAATTAAATAATCTGGCGGGAGATCTTATTGAAGGATTTGAAGTTAATTTCGATTTAGAATCGACAGAAGATTATACAACAGGAACGATGCAGAACAGAACAGATCTTAATGTTGAAGTTTCTAAAAAACTGCTTGATGATCGATTGAAAATTACCGTTGGAAGCAGTTTTGGTGTTGAAGGACAAGAACGTGCCAATGAAGAAAGCACCAATATTGCTGGAGACGTTGCGTTAGATTATCAATTAACAAAAGACGGTCGTTATATGGTTCGTGCCTATCGTAAGAACCAATATCAGGTTGCGGTAGAAGGTCAGGTAATCGAGACAGGAGTTGCTTTTGTGATTACGATGAGCTATAACAAATTCAGAGAACTTTTTCATCGTACGGAAGCAGAAAAAGAATTAATAAAAGAAGAAAAAATTCGCAAGGAAAAAGAAAAACAAAAAAAGAAAGAAGATAAAGAAAAAGGAAAACTGCAAGAGAACGAAGACGAAAAAACAATTGAAGGAAATGAGCAAAAGACTTAATCATAGAAATATATATTTAAAGTATATCGCGCTGCTTTCCTTGTTTTTTGTTTTAGGATGCAGTAATACAAAATACCTTCCCGATGGAGAGTTGCTTTATACTGGCGGTTCTGTTACCATCAAAGATTCGATTATGAAAAAGAAAGATCGAAAAGCTTTGGAAACAGAATTAGAAGGTTTATTGCGTCCAAAACCAAACAAACAAATCTTCGGACTTCGTCCTAAATTATTGATATATAATCTTGCAGGCCAACCCAAAAAAGATAAAGGAACAAGATATTGGCTCCGTAATAAAGTTGGAGAACCGCCAGTACTTTTCAGTAAAGTTGATTTGGATTATAATGCTTCAGTTTTGCGAAATTTTACAGAAAATAGAGGATATTTTAAAACCCGCGTAAGTGCCGATTCAACTGTTCGAAATAAAAGGGTAACTGCAGAATATATTGTGACGCCAAGAAAACAGTACATTATAAAAAGCGTTACATTTCCTGACGACTCTTTAAAAATGTCAAAAATTATTGCTAGAAGTCATAAAAGGAGTCTGCTTAAAGTGGGAAAACCATATGATTTGGATGTCATAAAAGCAGAAAGAGAAAGAATCGATGCGCGATTAAAAGAAAAAGGCTATTTCTATTTTAATCCAGATTATATTTTGGCTCAAGTTGATAGTAGTAAAGGCGATCATGAAGTGCGAATCAGATTGGTTATAAAAGATGATACGCCTGTAAAAGCCTTGACTTCTTATAAAATTGATAAAATCTTTGTGTATCCTAATTATTCTCTAACGAATGATAGTGCGGTTTACAGAAAAAAAAATATCACGCAATATAAAGATCTCACTATAATTGACACGACAGAAACTTTTAAACCAAGAATTTACGATCGAACAATTTATTTTAAGAAAGGGGATGTGTATAATCGAAAAGATCATAACTTAACTTTAAACCGATTTGTAAATCTGGGAACTTTCAGTTTTGTAAAGAATGAATTTAAACCGTCAGATTCCATTCCGAATACTTTAGATTCTTATTACTATTTGACTCTTTTACCTAAGAAGTTTATTCGTGTAGAAGTGATTGGAAAAACCAATTCTGCAAGTTATACAGGTACAGAATTAAATCTAAACTGGAATAACCGAAACTTTCTTAAAGGAGCTGAATTGTTTACGGCTTCTGTTTTCGGAGGAGCCGATTTTCAGTTGGGTGGCGTAAACAGAGGGAAAAATATTTATAAACTTGGAGGTGAAGTTAGTTTAACTTGGCCAAGATTTATAACGCCTTTTCATATTGAAGGGAACAGCGAATATGTGCCAAGAACCAAAGCGACCTTACGTTACGAGTATCAAAAAAGAACGCAATTGTATGCTTTGAATTCTTTTAATACTTCTTTTGGTTATATGTGGAAAGAAAACATTCGTAAAGAACATCAATTGAATGTTATTGACGTGACTTATGTGAGCCCAAACCATGTAACACCAGAATATATGGCAGATATTGATGAAGATCCAGCATTGGGAAAAGTAATTGAAAAACAGTTGGTTTTTGGACCTACCTACAATTACACCTATACCAATACCATGCAGAAACGTAAAAAGAATACAATCTATTTTAATGGTGAATTGGATTTGGCTGGAAATCTAACAGGGGCGATTACTGGAGCCAATATTAAGAAAAACGATACGATAAAAATCTTTGATGTTCCGTTTAGCCAATATGTGAAAATCAGATCAGATTTCAGGCATTATTTAAAATTGGGAAAAGAAAGTGAGTTAGCCAGCAGATTGATTGTAGGCGCTGGATTTGCCTACGGAAATTCGAGAACACTTCCAGCATCTAAGCAGTTTGTTGTAGGAGGAACCAATAGTATTCGAGCTTTTAGAGCACGAACTTTAGGGCCAGGAAGTTATGTTATTCCGCAAAATACAAGTGATAATTATACACCCGATCAATCAGCCGATTTAAAACTGGAATTCAATACCGAATACCGAGCAAAACTTTTTAGTATTGTAAGAGGGGCTGTGTTCCTAGACGCTGGTAATATTTGGCTTTTACATGCCGATCCGAACAAACCTGGTGCTGAGATTTCAAAAGATTTTATGAAAGAGATTGCCGTTGGAGCAGGTGCAGGTTTACGTTTTGATTTATCGTTTTTGATTTTAAGAACCGATTTAGCCATTCCGCTTCGAAATCCTGCTTTGCCAGACGGACAAAGATGGGTAATTGACGATATTAATTTCGGAAGCAGTTCATGGAGAAAAGATAACCTGATTTTGAATATCGCTATTGGATATCCATTCTAAAGTTTTTTGCCAGGGTCGATTAGCCACGACTCGAGCGATAGCGAACAGGCGAAGCAATTCACGAATTTTCGCTAATCTATTCGGATACTTATAGTTGAATTTCACAAATTAAAATTAGTGAAATTGAAAAATTAATAGGCAAAGAGATTAGCGGAAATTCGTGAATTCGTGGCAGAAAAAGAAATAATTTCGTGGCAAAAAAACTAAAAAAAGGAGTAAATTGGTCTAAAATATTTTAGAGGAATGCAAAACTTGATCAAAAGAATTATAGGTATTGGAGTTGTTGTTTTAATAATTGTTCTGGGGTTTAAATATTGCCAGTTCAAAAAAGAAGACGATTCTGATATTCAGTATAATACCAATTTAATTCAGCAGCAGATTCTTAACGTTGGGAAATTGGTTGTTACCGAAGGGCATTTCTCAGAAGTCATCACCTATAAAAATCAGCAAAAGTATTTAATGGACATGATTTCTTTTGAGAAAAAAGCACTCATTGTGGTCAATGCTAATGTAACGGTTGCTTATGATCTGCATCAAATGAAATATGATATTGATGAAAAAAACAAGACCATTACAATTTTAAATATTCCAAAAGAAGAAATTACCATAAATCCAGATATTCAGTTTTATGATGTAGAACAAAGCAAACTGAATCCGTTTACGGGAGATGATTACAATAAAATCAATAAATCGGTAAAGGCTAACTTAGCTAAGAAAATCGAAAATTCTACCCTTAAAACCAATGCCCAAAATAGATTGATAAGTGAATTGTCTAAGATTTTAATCATGACCAATTCGATGGGATGGAAACTGCAGTATAACGGAAAAACTATTGAATCTGAAACAGAGTTAACTCAGGATTTGAAATTGTAGGTTCAAAGGTTTGGAGCGACAAAGTTTCAGAGGTTTTTGCCATAGATTAAAGGATTAAAATGATTTTTTGAATTGCCTCCTGCTTTAGTTGGAGGGAAAATAAAGCCTAAATCAAAAGGCTTTAGCCAAATCTCATATTTTGGCTAAAGCCCTTTTTGCTTATATTATAAATACCTCCAGCTAAAGCAGGAGGCAATTGAAAGGAAACTTCGCGACTCTGCGTCTTTGCGAGATTAAAAAATGCAAAAGGCAAAGGAACTTTGAACCTTTGCAACTATGTGCCTTTGAGCCTTAAAAATTAAACTGTTTCTTTATCAAAAATCAAATCCAATCCGCCAGAAATTAAATGTGCTACTTCAGGGCGTTTCACTTTCAGTTGATCTAGATAAACCAAAACTTCCTGTAAAAGCTGTTTTTCATCAGAATCTTTCAAAAGTTCTGCAATTTCAACAGCCAATAACCAGTCGTTTGAATGGTTATTTTTTAGCTTTTCAAAAACAGATTTTAGTTCTGTTTTAGCGTTTTTATTTATTCTAATATCTCTAACGGTTGCGTATAAATGTTCTAATTCATCACGCTTTTCCGTATGTTTTGCTTTGATTGTTTTTGTTGAAGGAACAATATTGATCAAGTCAAAACTATTTACATCGGCTGGGCCAGAGAAAGCAGAAATCACTTTTTTGCCAATTGCCATATCGTAATTGCCCCATTCTGGCTGAAACAAAATAGTTTCTCCATGAGTTACGGTGCAATTTCGAAAACTGATTAAAATAATTTCTCCGTGAAGATTTCTAGAACCCGTAATAATTTCTCCTTCAACAATAATATTTCCTTCGAATTCTAGTTTTATTTTTTCTCCTTCAATGATATTATAAGCCTGTAAATCCTTCGGACTCATATCTTCAATGGCGAGATTAAAACCTTTCAATTTTCCAATCGGACTTCCAAATCCGTGCGGATGCGTTAAAGTTCCGTGTCCTACTAATTCTTTTTCGCGGTAAGCCAAAGCCGTTTTTCCTGTAGTCTGAATGTAGACAGGTTTTCCTTCTTCTTCAATGACATTCGTGAAAATTCCAGAAATCTGCAAACCTGTGCTCAATTCAATAGTTCCTAAAGCATTTGATTGAATCAGTTTTTTAATTCCAGAAAGACCTCCTGTACGAAGTGCCATTTTATGAGCAAATTCTTCTAGAACTAAACTTAAATAAGAAAAATTTGGAGTTACATATAATTGTGGCTGCAACTGTGTAATATCAAAATTCTGATTTGCTGCCGAAATATCATAAGGGATTTTCTTTACATTATCGGTCATACAGTGGGCACTTTCGCCAATTGAAGAAAGTAATCCAGCACCATATATTTTTGGATTTTCAACTGTTCCGATCAAGCCATATTCAACAGTCCACCAATGTAGATTTCTAATTTGAGCCATTTCAGACAATTCTCCCATATCATTCTGCAAATCGGCAACCGCTTTTTCAGCTTCATCGATTTTTTCTTGCGGAGTATCTTCTGCTTCTTTTAAAATAGAAAGCAAGCGAATCGCTTCATACATCTGATAATCTTTATGAGAAGAAATCGCTTTACAGCCAATTTCACCAAAACGTCTCAAATATTCAGCATATTCAGGATTTGCAATAATAGGAGCGTGGCCGGCACCTTCGTGAATAATATCTGGAGCAGGAGTATATTCAATATGTTCTAATTGTCTAATATCTGATGCAATAACCAAAACATTATAAGCTTGAAACTCCATAAAAGCATTTGGCGGAATAAATCCGTCAACGGCAACCGCTGCCCAGCCAATTTCGCTAAGAATACGGTTCATGCCATACATGCTTGGAATCGAATCGATTTCGATGCCAGTTTTACGTAAACCTTCTAGATAAGAATCGTGTGCTACTTTAGAAAGATAATCTACATTTTTACGCATAACATATCGCCAAACCGCCTGATTGAT from Flavobacterium sp. KACC 22763 includes these protein-coding regions:
- a CDS encoding translocation/assembly module TamB domain-containing protein produces the protein MNKKPVYFLKKTLRILMWCVVSIVALLLLLIILIQVPSVQNFVKDKAITYLEGKIKTKVSLDYISIKFPKDVVLEGFYFEDQKKDTLLAGKRLEVDVDLFKLVSSELEINSISLENVKANISRNKEGVFNFDYIIKAFESKEPKVEDPDAKPFKISVVKVNLDQVKFNFKDDFSKNDIKVNLTHFDTKFKKFDLDKMDFNIPTINLNGLKVVLDQDVVEKIAEVSVKTVDTVSKRPDFKLALEKISLSKIDILYDNKDSKLNSGIRLGNLNLAVNEIDLNKQLLDFNTFEVKNLSGNLRLGAKDKQIETPNLDTTAIKQTGWKVKLNKTNLENIAFKFDDMQSKPKTKGIDYVHLDLNKFNFEAEKLYYGNDTISGKIKTLTVNEKSGLEIQSFKTDFFYGPKNASLENLYLKTPQTLVQDKIKAQYKSLESLQKDLGNLALDANLKQSKIGFKDILLFVPDLQNTNPFKSNPNAILYVDSRVSGKVKDLNISKFEMSGIGSTKVSLSGKIAGLPDAQKAYYDLDIKKASTTSKDINMFVPAGTIPKNIQLPSQLSLQGKFKGSAQNFKTNMTLASSFGNAKVDALFDQRIKKREKYDAQVYLLDFDLGRLIKNDSIGKITLKAKVKGTGLDPKTANAAIDGLVQKAVFNRYTYKDLALKGNIENGSFAVKSGMQDPNLNFDLIASGDAKDKYPTVKLKLNLDIADLEKLNLHAGPMKLRGNVDADITNSNPDFLNGKVFLSNIQILQDAEPIVLDSIHVLAFADKDSNSIKISSQFLKAEVTGKYKLTTLENSLQKSLSKYIDLKNPKVNAESDEQRLAFMLKVDNDPVLFKLLPKLTGLEPFTIKGNYNNQTDSLTVKGTIPRIVYGGNTISDGKINIEAKENALEYLVSVATIESGSLKIPFTSLSGNVQNNILTYALEVQDAKQKQQYFIAGEFKAEDSKNVLKLNPDSFILNYDQWNVDPENAIELGEKRLYVNKFNLSNNGNELKIQSQGTQDNAPLQVDFVNFKIETIMNMVKKDELLMQGLINGNALVENVMTNPTFTSDLKIDDFTFKGSKVGDLEIKVDNKTANTLAANVALSDEGNDLKLTGDYLMDTGNFDFDVVINKLYIKSIQGFSMGNISEGQGFLSGNFKLTGNASAPKVNGELIFNDAGFRVTQLNSYFKTKNEKITFNDGTISFDKFSLFDENDNELFVNGTIQSPDFVKYNFNLLVEADDFRAIHSKAKDNDLFYGDLFLDTKLNIKGNLDSPVVDGTIKINKETDFTVVMPQSDPSIADREGIVEFVDEDNLYLKQTVDMQNKLNQSELKGMDVNVAISINKEAELTLLIDKSNGDYLNLKGEAELVGGIDQSGKTTLTGKYEFSDGAYEMNFNGIKRKFDIQKGSFITWNGEPTMATLNITAIYKVNTAPIDLLGSQLQNKTPAEQNTYKQKLPFQTLLKMNGELMKPEISFGIVLPEGNYNVASDVVDMTRAKLKQLEQDPAELNKQVFALLLLNRFVGENPFASESGGINAESFARQSVSKILSQQLNNLAGDLIEGFEVNFDLESTEDYTTGTMQNRTDLNVEVSKKLLDDRLKITVGSSFGVEGQERANEESTNIAGDVALDYQLTKDGRYMVRAYRKNQYQVAVEGQVIETGVAFVITMSYNKFRELFHRTEAEKELIKEEKIRKEKEKQKKKEDKEKGKLQENEDEKTIEGNEQKT
- the tamL gene encoding translocation and assembly module lipoprotein TamL, translating into MSKRLNHRNIYLKYIALLSLFFVLGCSNTKYLPDGELLYTGGSVTIKDSIMKKKDRKALETELEGLLRPKPNKQIFGLRPKLLIYNLAGQPKKDKGTRYWLRNKVGEPPVLFSKVDLDYNASVLRNFTENRGYFKTRVSADSTVRNKRVTAEYIVTPRKQYIIKSVTFPDDSLKMSKIIARSHKRSLLKVGKPYDLDVIKAERERIDARLKEKGYFYFNPDYILAQVDSSKGDHEVRIRLVIKDDTPVKALTSYKIDKIFVYPNYSLTNDSAVYRKKNITQYKDLTIIDTTETFKPRIYDRTIYFKKGDVYNRKDHNLTLNRFVNLGTFSFVKNEFKPSDSIPNTLDSYYYLTLLPKKFIRVEVIGKTNSASYTGTELNLNWNNRNFLKGAELFTASVFGGADFQLGGVNRGKNIYKLGGEVSLTWPRFITPFHIEGNSEYVPRTKATLRYEYQKRTQLYALNSFNTSFGYMWKENIRKEHQLNVIDVTYVSPNHVTPEYMADIDEDPALGKVIEKQLVFGPTYNYTYTNTMQKRKKNTIYFNGELDLAGNLTGAITGANIKKNDTIKIFDVPFSQYVKIRSDFRHYLKLGKESELASRLIVGAGFAYGNSRTLPASKQFVVGGTNSIRAFRARTLGPGSYVIPQNTSDNYTPDQSADLKLEFNTEYRAKLFSIVRGAVFLDAGNIWLLHADPNKPGAEISKDFMKEIAVGAGAGLRFDLSFLILRTDLAIPLRNPALPDGQRWVIDDINFGSSSWRKDNLILNIAIGYPF
- a CDS encoding DUF4230 domain-containing protein, with the translated sequence MQNLIKRIIGIGVVVLIIVLGFKYCQFKKEDDSDIQYNTNLIQQQILNVGKLVVTEGHFSEVITYKNQQKYLMDMISFEKKALIVVNANVTVAYDLHQMKYDIDEKNKTITILNIPKEEITINPDIQFYDVEQSKLNPFTGDDYNKINKSVKANLAKKIENSTLKTNAQNRLISELSKILIMTNSMGWKLQYNGKTIESETELTQDLKL
- a CDS encoding aromatic amino acid hydroxylase, translated to MNPNIETNPLLERLPKHLQQFIKPQDYSDYTPINQAVWRYVMRKNVDYLSKVAHDSYLEGLRKTGIEIDSIPSMYGMNRILSEIGWAAVAVDGFIPPNAFMEFQAYNVLVIASDIRQLEHIEYTPAPDIIHEGAGHAPIIANPEYAEYLRRFGEIGCKAISSHKDYQMYEAIRLLSILKEAEDTPQEKIDEAEKAVADLQNDMGELSEMAQIRNLHWWTVEYGLIGTVENPKIYGAGLLSSIGESAHCMTDNVKKIPYDISAANQNFDITQLQPQLYVTPNFSYLSLVLEEFAHKMALRTGGLSGIKKLIQSNALGTIELSTGLQISGIFTNVIEEEGKPVYIQTTGKTALAYREKELVGHGTLTHPHGFGSPIGKLKGFNLAIEDMSPKDLQAYNIIEGEKIKLEFEGNIIVEGEIITGSRNLHGEIILISFRNCTVTHGETILFQPEWGNYDMAIGKKVISAFSGPADVNSFDLINIVPSTKTIKAKHTEKRDELEHLYATVRDIRINKNAKTELKSVFEKLKNNHSNDWLLAVEIAELLKDSDEKQLLQEVLVYLDQLKVKRPEVAHLISGGLDLIFDKETV